One genomic segment of Nocardia spumae includes these proteins:
- a CDS encoding helix-turn-helix transcriptional regulator, with protein sequence MSDSWPRRRLLAILRGASEPLDAQELARVTGQHVTTVRFHLDVLTRESLVRQFQQPPRGRGRPRIGYSAVQRSVGYQDLAQVLADQLGSDPRRRSDLAVAAGRVWGAKVEQCEQPIASLDDARDVAITVSSELGFAPERDTASETEQQANIRLTACPLRELARTHSEVVCGVHQGLMREVLDRNGGRDVVNVRLHPFVGPDLCVIRLEALANSFVPDPARIPDPADPGLQIRTPSANRVGPQLRTDPQLRNSDTDIAQQATQQR encoded by the coding sequence ATGTCCGATTCTTGGCCACGACGGCGCCTGCTAGCGATCCTACGCGGCGCCAGCGAGCCTCTCGATGCCCAGGAACTGGCTCGGGTCACCGGACAGCACGTCACCACCGTTCGTTTCCATCTGGATGTTCTCACACGCGAATCGCTGGTGCGGCAGTTTCAGCAACCGCCCCGGGGCCGCGGCCGCCCGCGCATCGGATACTCCGCGGTGCAGCGATCGGTCGGTTATCAGGACCTGGCCCAGGTACTGGCCGATCAGCTCGGCAGCGATCCGCGTCGCCGCTCCGACCTGGCGGTGGCCGCCGGCCGAGTGTGGGGCGCCAAGGTCGAACAGTGCGAACAGCCCATCGCCTCACTCGACGATGCGCGTGACGTCGCGATCACGGTGAGTTCGGAACTCGGCTTCGCCCCCGAGCGCGATACCGCGTCGGAGACCGAGCAGCAAGCGAACATCCGGCTCACGGCCTGCCCGCTACGGGAACTGGCCCGCACCCACTCCGAGGTGGTGTGCGGTGTCCATCAGGGCCTGATGCGCGAGGTACTCGATCGCAACGGCGGCCGCGATGTGGTGAATGTGCGGCTGCACCCGTTCGTCGGCCCGGATCTGTGCGTGATCCGGCTGGAGGCGCTCGCGAACTCGTTCGTACCGGATCCGGCGCGGATTCCCGATCCGGCGGACCCCGGCCTGCAGATCCGGACGCCCTCAGCCAATCGCGTCGGCCCGCAACTGCGCACCGACCCACAACTGCGCAATTCCGACACCGATATCGCCCAGCAGGCGACGCAACAGCGGTAG